The sequence TTGCGtgttgatctcgacatATAGATCGCACAACATCCAAGAtcgacaccaccatctcgtcaCGCTACGCTGCATTAGCTCAAATCCATCTCAATTCACTCGTACCGTACATATCTGTGCCTCATACACCAACGACGTCGAATCGCTCCCAAGGTTTAGCTAATAAAGCGGACCGTTGTTTTGGTCGCACGACCCACTTACTTCAACAACCATGGCTTCTCGTAAGAAGGTCCTCCTCAAGGTCATCATCCTCGGAGACTCGGGTGTCGGTAAGACATCGTTGATGAACCAATGTAAGTGTGCcttgttgatcttgacATTTTCCACGCAGAGCTTGATGCGATGAGCTGACCCTTCGTTCTCGATCTGTTAACAGACGTAAACAAGCGCTTCTCGTCGGCTTACAAGGCCACCATCGGTGCCGACTTTCTCACACGCGAAGTTATGGTAGACGATCGTCTTGTCACCATGCAACTCTGGGACACCGCCGGTCAAGAACGTTTCCAGTCGCTTGGTGTGGCCTTCTACCGAGGAGCTGACTGTTGCTGTCTCTGCTACGACGTCAACAATGCAAAGTCCTTTGAAACGCTCGATTCGTGGCGAGACGAATTTCTCATCCAGGCTGCACCGCACGATCCCGAAAACTTTCCCTTCGTTGTTCTCGgcaacaagatcgacgtTGAAGAGAGCAAACGCATGGTCTCGCAGAAACGCGCCATGACCTGGTGCCAGAGCAAGGGCAACATTCCTTACTTTGAGACCAGTGCAAAGGAAGCTATCAACGTCGAGCAGGCTTTCCAGACCATCGCACGTGCtgcgctgcagcaggaGGCTGAGGCCGAGCTGTATGCTGATTATCCGGACCCGATCCGAATCGACCAGGACAACCAGCAGAGCGGATGCAATTGCTAGACGATTACGACAGCTTTCCTTCAACATCTTCACTCGCGGCGCTGGTACGAGCACTGCTCTATTGTAACCAATGCGTATTTGCGTTGTCTTGCCTATCGAACACCTCCAGTCCGCGTCCTTTTCCTTATTGATACCTCTACTTTGAAACTCATGCGACGTTGCTTCTTTCCCTCACCTCGCGGTCATCTTGCATTGCGTTCTTCTCGACGATCCGAATGTGTCGAAAGAAGCTTGAGTGGTTTGCAACCCTAAAAAGATAGATGTGAGAACGGATAGTGTTACAGATGTGTGGATATCAAGGACAGGTGGGGAAGATTATGTCTCGGTCCGCGAACGTTTGCGATCGGATTCTCGGTCAGgattgttgctgctgtgctttTTATCGTGGTGATGATCGCGGTCTCGATGTTTGTCGTTGCTGCGAGGCCAATCAGATCTGGAGCGGTGGCCACGATCACGATGCCTGCCAGCATCGCGGTCGCGGTCGCGGTCACGGTTACGGTCACGGTCCTGGTCCCTTGATCGATGACGATCGTCATGATCACGATCTCGGTCAGGCCTACGCTCACGGTGATGGCGGAGACCGTCGTCTTTCCGGTCCTGACGATTGTGATGGTGGCTGCGACTGCTTCCGCCGTCTCTGCGAGAGGATGAAGACAAGGACGGGGGATGCTTTCGATCTTGTTGTTCGCCTCGATAGTTGCTATGAGAGCGCGAACCCTTGGACTTGCTTCGAGcattgtcgtcgtcgtcatcatcatcgtaTCGGTGTTGCGAGTTGTGCGAGCTGGGGCCAGACGTGTCTTGGTCATGCCTCCTCGAACCTTGTTGGTGTGGGCTTCTACTTGTACCTCGCCGCATGTCCTTCTGATCGTAATCGTTCACATCATCGTTCGCCTGCTTATCACCCCAATTCCGGCTTGCTTCGCTCACCACCTTGGAGCTATTGGCACCACTACCTCCTTCGGCCTTGCCGCCTGCTTCAGGACAGTCCTTTCTCAGATGTGGCCCACCGCACCTGAAACATCCCTTCGACCCACCTTGCAGCACATCTAACCGCATCGCACCCTTACTCGTATCTTCATTCGCCAGGTGTGTCCACTTGCTCCTCCCCTTCTCACCATATCCTCTCACTTGCATCATCTTTGGCAACTTGCTGATATCTACATCCTTACTCGTCTTTTCGGTATAATCCCGCTTCAAGATATCCATATCTTGGAAGAACGAACCTTTGTGGTAGTACTTTTGCAAAAACGCCGGATTGCCCCTctgctccttcttctctgcTCGGagttgagctgctcgctcaCGACCCAGGCGTTCCTTTTCAGCTTCGGGAAGAGATTTGAAAGCATCAATCTCTTgttgcgctcgctgcttggcgagtATGGCTTCGTGATCGCGGCGGAGACGAGCAAGTTCGCGTTCACGCCAGGCTTGGAATTCGGCTTCCGGGTCGAGACCGTCTGTATCGTCAACATCAGTTTGATGCGTGTCTTGATATTCTTTTTCGGCGAGTTGACGCTtgatggctgctgcggcgaGGTCGTGTGCTTCTTTACGACGGACAgccgcttcggcttcggctttggcttcgGCATCCAGTTCCAGTTGATGCTGGTCCGCTGCAGCGTCGGTGGAGATGGTtgttcgagcttgtttgGGCACAAAGATCGGCTTGAGAAGCGGTTCCGTCTTTGTCTCACTTTCCTCGCTCTCTCCTTCTGAATCCGTCTCGTATTCTGACGAATCGCTTGCTTGTGCAGTTTGCTGTTGTGCAGACGCAGCTGCTTCCGGTTTGCGAAACACTGGCTTCGCCgcggcttcttcttgatcCGTATCGGTTTCGTATTCGGAGGAAttctcctcctcgcctgcggctgctgtcgtTGAGGTGGATCTAAGCCGTAAATCAAGTGTTTTACTGCTTAGGCCGATTGCATCCTTGACAATGATCCCTGCTGTGCGCCTCTGTTGACCTGCAGCGCTCGTGAAAGCTGAAGCCCCAAACGATAAATCTGTGATGCCTTCTTGGCTGGTGCCCTCGTACTTAGTGTCTTGCGCGTGACCGCCATCGGATGCATCCGAGTCAGAGTACTCGTCGAGTGTCGCTCCAGCGCCGACGGGAGCTTTACCTGGACGATATCTCGCAGCAGGCCTGGCCACTCTGGAGCCTGCTtgcggtggcggtggcggcggcacCATGCTTGAGCGCTGTGAGCAGATTCGTCGTCCGAAACTGCGTTGCTCGCCCGTTTTACAGTTTTAGAGAATCGAAAGGAGGGTTGGGTGTTGGTGTTTCTCCAGATTCATCGTGCATGACTGCGGAAGTCGGAAAAGACGCTCACTCCActcagactcacgactcacgactttcgTGTTTCGGGATTGTTTTTAAGATTTGTTATCGGACGCTACTGTAACAGAGTCAAACTATTTCCCGGTGttccagtcacgagtcacgaggcAGACTTGCGACCCTAGACTCACGTGACTGTTGTGAGTTGAGAGTAATCATGAATCTTCGCTTTCGATGGCTCAACGGGGAAGATGCTGTCCAGCATCGCATTCCGACGATGGACACATTCTAACTGTCTAGCTGATTGTCATCTCAAGGTGCAAGACGTGAAGGTGCAGAAAACTTGTCTCCATGCCCGGCTCTGCGGAAAAGCCAAAACCAGGGTGGCAAGGTGACCTGTCGAAGTGGTCAGTGCATACAAAGTCTCGGGCTAAGCGCCATGGGGCATGCAGCCATGAGTGAGTGAAGATGATTTCTCCGTCTTGATTTCCAGGCAAAATCGTTGGTGGACCAACAGAGATGGGCCGCACGTGCATCAACGTTGTGTTGGCCAtaacattcacgattcacgactgtgaccACCACATCGGCATCTAGTTTCGAAGACTCAGCGTTCTCTACTTTGATTAtctgtactgtacagtactGCATCTGTACAGAACGTTGGTAGTCTCGTCGCTGTTGTCGATGCGCGGCGGTTACATTACAATGTGATTTGGCAAAGGCGGTTCTGCCATGTTTCAGACCTACATTCACTTTCCGCCCAGTGAGTGCCTCTCGATGGCTTGGTTTGGTAAGATATAACGTTAGTAAAAAATTAAGTtacaaaaaaaaaacgaAAAGCCTGTCGACTCATGATttatcgtgaatattcacagattcacgattattcgtgattgtgagGCTTGTCAAAAATTCGAGACAGCACTCGGGCCTTGGTCTTCCCgatttcgtgtttcgtggTTGGAAACGTGTCGGAGACTGGACTTTTGTCTCACGTCAAACGCCGCTACGCCCAGATCATGCAGCAAAGCATGGCAAGTTGTGCTCTCACGTCTTCCACCCTGCACAAATTGCGCATGCGGAAGCAACCGTCAGCGAGTGTAGGCGGCTAAGGGAAGTAACTCTGTCCTGAAGTTACTAGATTTCTTATCTAGACACTATTTCGCTAATCACGATTGGTCAGATCACTCTTTGCAACACCTAATGGTCAACTTTTGCCATGTCGCAAGCAGCCAAGAGGCGCTAGAGCCTTGCGGGTAATCAGGATTCGATGCTTAGCGCAAGCATGAGCGCCTACTTGTACGAACTCCTACTGCAGCAAAGCTAGGTACTCGGATGTCGGTGCCGGATGCATGTACGATCAATGTTCACGCTACTGCGACTGTTGTTCCAGAACCCGACACTGTGAGTCGCTTTGCGAGACAAGACCAGACGCCATGTTGTTCCTTTGCTGCCCGCCCGAAGAGTCTTGTTGCCCCTTTATTACACCTCAATTGTTCCTGTCGACCGATCCCTCCTCCCTCCTTTGCCTAAGCACCATCGAGGTGAGACGTCTGGGCGAAACAGTCGAGGTTTCAGCCATGCATCAGCCGTCCGCTGTCCATTTCAGCGTGCTGTTGCTATTGCTGCTGACGTCGGCCTGTTCTTCAGTGTACCACCTGAACTAGGGCAGGACGGCTTCCACTCGACCAGCGCGGCGTCTCGACTGTACCCAAGAATCATCACCATGTTTGTTACCGCTGCGAAACTCCGCTGAAATATAAGAAGTAGATTGTGAATTTGGTGTTGCTATCGGCATCGTCAAACCTTTCCTTTTGACCACCATACCGTTACAGCCTTCTCCGTGCCTGCTTGAACTTGCTCAAAGTCTACAACAatccgcctcgtcgaggtcggTACCTCTCCCTGTCGTTACTGGGCTAGAATCTGCCAGAATATCACCGCCGGCACGACGATAAATATCACTCCCTACATAGGTAAAGCCTaccatcatcgacgacaagaTGGCGAATCTTGCATCACACATGACGCCCGAGATGGATGACGCACCTGCATTCGTATCCCAGCCCGCGCAGGCAGAAGAGGAAACATTCGAAGAGATCACCGGCCTCTCGACCAAAATCTACCATCACCTTGGTGTCGATACGCCATTCGACCCGCAACACCGCCTCGTCACATCCTACATCTTACCCGTGCCAGCACTCGCGATATTTCGCGTCATCGTAGCCATCTACATGCTTGTCACTGCTTTGGGCACTGCGGTCGCCGAAGGCATCGGTACGGTCACCTACTTCACCAGTCTCAGCTTTTGGGGTGACACGAGCTATTTCGTCATGTCGGCTGTCCACACGTGCTCCTTTTGGTATGCACTTCAACGATGGAAGAAGGCGAGCGTACAGCCGGGCAACGGtcggatcgagatggtcgaAAAGGCCTATCCGCTCAATGGCGTCGGTCGGATCGAGATCGCACGCCACAAGGCGGGTATCGATGCATTTGGCACGCAGCTTCACCAAGATATTGAAAGCGAGATGGCCTACCATAGAGGCTCTGAATTCGAGATCGGATCGAGATACCCTCGTTCTCTGCTCAGTCGCTCCTTTTCTCGTCCACTTCAGGTGTGCCACACTCTCCTCGTTtcgaccatctcgtcgtTCCCGCTGATGGTCACAGTCATTTTTTGGTCGGTGCTAAGCGGT comes from Mycosarcoma maydis chromosome 18, whole genome shotgun sequence and encodes:
- a CDS encoding putative Rab family GTPase YPT7; this translates as MASRKKVLLKVIILGDSGVGKTSLMNQYVNKRFSSAYKATIGADFLTREVMVDDRLVTMQLWDTAGQERFQSLGVAFYRGADCCCLCYDVNNAKSFETLDSWRDEFLIQAAPHDPENFPFVVLGNKIDVEESKRMVSQKRAMTWCQSKGNIPYFETSAKEAINVEQAFQTIARAALQQEAEAELYADYPDPIRIDQDNQQSGCNC
- a CDS encoding uncharacterized protein (related to microfibril-associated protein) encodes the protein MVPPPPPPQAGSRVARPAARYRPGKAPVGAGATLDEYSDSDASDGGHAQDTKYEGTSQEGITDLSFGASAFTSAAGQQRRTAGIIVKDAIGLSSKTLDLRLRSTSTTAAAGEEENSSEYETDTDQEEAAAKPVFRKPEAAASAQQQTAQASDSSEYETDSEGESEESETKTEPLLKPIFVPKQARTTISTDAAADQHQLELDAEAKAEAEAAVRRKEAHDLAAAAIKRQLAEKEYQDTHQTDVDDTDGLDPEAEFQAWRERELARLRRDHEAILAKQRAQQEIDAFKSLPEAEKERLGRERAAQLRAEKKEQRGNPAFLQKYYHKGSFFQDMDILKRDYTEKTSKDVDISKLPKMMQVRGYGEKGRSKWTHLANEDTSKGAMRLDVLQGGSKGCFRCGGPHLRKDCPEAGGKAEGGSGANSSKVVSEASRNWGDKQANDDVNDYDQKDMRRGTSRSPHQQGSRRHDQDTSGPSSHNSQHRYDDDDDDDNARSKSKGSRSHSNYRGEQQDRKHPPSLSSSSRRDGGSSRSHHHNRQDRKDDGLRHHRERRPDRDRDHDDRHRSRDQDRDRNRDRDRDRDAGRHRDRGHRSRSDWPRSNDKHRDRDHHHDKKHSSNNPDRESDRKRSRTET